A region of Helicobacter sp. 12S02232-10 DNA encodes the following proteins:
- the dut gene encoding dUTP diphosphatase, with translation MKVKIKKLHPDAIIPKYHTQGAAGFDFCALENSIILAGKIGLIKTGLSVSMEEGYELQIRPRSGLALKHCVSVLNSPGTIDSDYRGEIMIILINHSDVDFVISAGDRIAQGVINKIYQAEFIEVEELECTTRGSGGFGSSGIK, from the coding sequence ATGAAAGTAAAAATTAAAAAACTACACCCTGATGCTATCATTCCAAAATATCACACTCAAGGAGCAGCAGGCTTTGATTTTTGCGCTCTTGAAAACTCCATTATTTTAGCCGGAAAAATTGGGTTGATTAAAACTGGGCTAAGTGTATCGATGGAAGAAGGATATGAACTTCAAATCAGACCTAGAAGTGGTTTGGCATTAAAACATTGTGTGAGTGTTCTAAATTCTCCCGGAACTATCGATAGTGACTACAGAGGCGAAATTATGATTATTTTAATCAACCATTCAGACGTTGATTTTGTAATTTCTGCAGGAGATAGGATTGCTCAAGGCGTTATCAATAAAATTTATCAAGCCGAATTCATTGAAGTAGAAGAACTTGAATGCACAACAAGAGGGAGTGGCGGATTTGGAAGCAGTGGTATAAAATAA
- the mua gene encoding nickel-binding protein Mua: MEDKQIFQDFIEKSSDIKESWEIAQLFEEEREKFKQEIFSYKQDILQAKKTLKKMRLQIADSKDKIEKFEELKNQKISEIEAIKQDLFKQKIKKNISKLNHEKYQIINEKKEEILPKPLETVDIYLKDGSVAKARPAKRIFTDNLYKKYRVILKENKILKEQILEFELENSKLKIELRDFYAEDILKSNRSSRED; the protein is encoded by the coding sequence ATGGAAGATAAGCAAATTTTTCAAGATTTTATTGAAAAAAGTTCCGACATCAAGGAAAGTTGGGAAATAGCACAGCTCTTTGAAGAGGAAAGAGAGAAATTTAAACAAGAAATATTTTCTTATAAACAAGATATTTTGCAGGCAAAAAAAACATTAAAAAAAATGCGTCTTCAAATCGCAGATTCTAAAGATAAGATTGAAAAGTTTGAAGAGTTGAAAAACCAAAAAATTAGCGAAATTGAAGCAATTAAACAAGATCTTTTCAAACAAAAAATCAAAAAAAATATTTCTAAACTGAATCACGAAAAATATCAAATCATCAATGAAAAAAAAGAAGAAATACTCCCCAAACCTTTAGAGACTGTTGATATTTATCTCAAGGATGGATCGGTGGCCAAAGCCCGACCTGCAAAAAGAATTTTTACTGATAATTTATATAAAAAATACCGCGTTATTTTGAAAGAAAATAAAATACTCAAAGAACAAATTTTAGAATTCGAGTTGGAAAATTCAAAACTCAAAATCGAACTAAGAGATTTTTATGCAGAAGACATTTTAAAATCAAACCGATCTTCAAGGGAAGATTGA
- the rfaE1 gene encoding D-glycero-beta-D-manno-heptose-7-phosphate kinase — MFGLDNKTPRILVIGDLMIDHYVWGKCERISPEAPVQIAEVKDESNRLGGACNVANNLFSLGAAVSLCGVIGDDDTGRWLVKNLDLRGIDISNIFILPNRPTTKKTRVIVSNQQVLRVDREDKTEIPENISSEIIEMIENKISNFECIILSDYNKGVLNEALTQRLIKLARSENKLILCDPKGKDYQKYAGATLLTPNKNEAQIATKIDIVDDKSLTVALKFLKDKYKLKISLITLSEDGIALLDKNDKLIKIPTIAKEVYDVTGAGDTVIAALGFALSGELDIYKACEFANAAAAVVVGKVGSATVSYAEIVQYMHSRNQSDCNDKILSKSSLLTILQSLKNKKIIFTNGCFDILHKGHIFYLQKAKNLGDILIVGLNSDASVKKLKGEKRPINSQDDRAFVLAGLESVDFVVIFDEDTPEELIASIRPDVLVKGKDYEGKEVAGTKYAKELKLVDFVDGRSTTSILKKVKSL, encoded by the coding sequence ATGTTTGGACTTGATAACAAAACACCTCGTATTCTTGTAATAGGGGATTTGATGATAGACCATTATGTTTGGGGAAAATGTGAGCGCATATCTCCTGAAGCACCAGTTCAGATTGCTGAAGTCAAAGATGAAAGCAATCGATTAGGTGGGGCTTGTAATGTTGCTAATAATCTTTTCTCTTTGGGCGCAGCGGTTAGTTTGTGTGGGGTTATAGGAGATGATGATACTGGCAGATGGTTGGTTAAAAATCTTGATTTAAGAGGAATTGATATCAGTAATATTTTTATTCTCCCTAATCGTCCCACCACAAAAAAAACACGTGTTATTGTTTCAAATCAACAAGTTTTAAGGGTTGATAGAGAAGATAAAACTGAAATTCCTGAAAATATTTCATCTGAAATAATAGAAATGATTGAAAACAAAATCTCAAATTTTGAATGCATTATTTTATCTGATTATAATAAAGGTGTTTTGAACGAAGCGCTAACACAACGCTTGATCAAGTTGGCAAGAAGTGAAAATAAACTCATTTTATGCGACCCAAAAGGAAAAGATTATCAAAAATATGCAGGAGCCACCCTTTTAACTCCAAATAAAAATGAAGCTCAAATAGCTACAAAAATTGATATCGTTGATGATAAAAGCCTCACTGTAGCCTTAAAGTTTCTAAAGGATAAATATAAACTTAAGATTTCTCTGATTACCCTAAGCGAAGATGGTATAGCACTGCTTGATAAAAACGACAAATTGATTAAAATCCCTACCATTGCTAAAGAAGTTTATGACGTTACGGGGGCTGGGGATACCGTCATAGCAGCCTTAGGATTTGCCCTTTCTGGAGAGCTTGATATTTATAAGGCTTGTGAATTTGCCAATGCCGCTGCAGCTGTAGTGGTTGGTAAAGTAGGGAGTGCGACAGTATCATATGCTGAAATTGTTCAGTATATGCATTCCAGAAATCAGTCAGATTGCAATGATAAAATTCTTTCAAAATCTTCTCTTTTGACCATATTGCAATCATTGAAAAACAAAAAAATTATTTTTACCAATGGTTGTTTTGATATTCTTCATAAGGGGCATATTTTTTATCTACAAAAAGCAAAAAATTTAGGGGATATTCTGATTGTTGGTTTAAACAGCGATGCTTCAGTAAAAAAGCTCAAAGGAGAAAAAAGACCCATCAATTCCCAAGATGATAGAGCATTTGTACTTGCTGGTCTTGAAAGTGTGGATTTTGTTGTGATTTTTGATGAAGATACTCCTGAAGAGCTCATTGCTTCTATTCGGCCTGATGTCTTGGTTAAAGGGAAAGATTATGAAGGAAAAGAAGTAGCCGGAACAAAATATGCCAAAGAACTTAAGCTCGTAGATTTTGTCGATGGAAGATCGACCACAAGTATTTTAAAGAAAGTCAAATCGCTATAA
- a CDS encoding type III pantothenate kinase, which translates to MILCDIGNTYIHFCDKYRIWKNQPERIDKEKLYADIYYISVNAENEKKLLKAYKNSYNIAKIIEFDTSYEGLGIDRKAACLGVNDGVVIDAGSAITVDVMHEGKHQGGYILPGLVTYTKAYKQISSALDKQINFGISLEEMPLDTRSAISFGMLKSIVSCIGDTIRDKKAYFTGGDGKFLAKFFKESIYNEMLVFNGMQISIDRALNKHKEKE; encoded by the coding sequence ATGATACTTTGCGATATCGGGAATACTTATATTCACTTTTGTGATAAATATCGTATTTGGAAAAATCAACCTGAACGCATTGATAAAGAAAAGCTTTATGCAGATATTTATTATATCAGTGTAAATGCCGAAAATGAAAAAAAGCTTCTCAAAGCATATAAAAATTCTTACAATATTGCTAAAATAATTGAATTTGACACTTCTTATGAAGGTCTTGGAATTGATCGTAAAGCTGCGTGTTTAGGTGTTAATGATGGTGTTGTGATCGATGCGGGGAGTGCTATTACTGTAGATGTTATGCACGAAGGAAAACATCAGGGTGGATATATTTTGCCCGGATTGGTAACTTATACTAAAGCATACAAACAGATATCTTCTGCTTTAGATAAACAAATAAATTTTGGAATTTCTTTAGAAGAAATGCCCTTAGATACTCGTTCTGCAATTAGTTTTGGAATGTTAAAGAGCATTGTGTCTTGTATTGGAGACACAATTAGGGATAAAAAAGCTTATTTTACCGGAGGAGATGGAAAATTTTTGGCAAAATTTTTTAAAGAATCTATTTATAATGAAATGCTTGTTTTTAATGGTATGCAGATTTCTATTGATAGGGCATTGAACAAACATAAGGAGAAAGAATGA
- a CDS encoding sulfite exporter TauE/SafE family protein gives MEKLDLLSIFIIALNMSLSHCIWMCGGIVIAYSNGKIHQNSNGFYQIFCHTLYNLGRITSYMIIGGISASIGYGIAVSTGTKGFLFIAIGILLILFAFLYMFFPKAIAYIEPSLSRNSKNKLSEWFQISFKWLMTSKNLWSFYGLGILNGFLPCGMVYFFALSAALAPNVLMGMATMGAFGIATFLPMFILGFVSGKFITSSCRSFFMKLSFILMLCFGGYSIYKGILMFEGKSMHSMQHHQKKSSEEIIIMNHPKHSEDMQ, from the coding sequence ATGGAAAAATTAGATTTACTCTCTATTTTTATCATTGCATTAAATATGTCTTTGTCCCATTGCATTTGGATGTGTGGGGGCATTGTTATTGCTTATTCAAACGGAAAAATTCATCAAAATTCAAATGGTTTTTATCAGATCTTTTGCCACACCCTTTATAACTTAGGCAGAATCACTTCCTATATGATCATCGGAGGAATCAGCGCTTCAATAGGGTATGGTATTGCAGTATCAACGGGTACAAAAGGTTTTTTATTTATCGCCATTGGGATTCTTTTGATTTTGTTTGCTTTTTTATATATGTTTTTTCCAAAAGCAATTGCTTATATTGAACCTTCACTTTCAAGAAATTCAAAGAATAAGCTCTCTGAATGGTTTCAGATATCCTTTAAATGGCTGATGACTTCGAAAAATTTATGGAGCTTTTATGGATTGGGGATTTTAAACGGGTTTCTTCCTTGCGGAATGGTGTATTTTTTTGCTCTTAGCGCCGCACTTGCCCCAAATGTTTTGATGGGAATGGCTACGATGGGAGCATTTGGAATTGCAACTTTTTTACCGATGTTTATACTTGGATTTGTGTCGGGTAAATTTATAACCTCTTCTTGCAGAAGTTTTTTTATGAAGCTATCTTTTATCTTAATGTTGTGTTTTGGAGGATATAGTATCTATAAGGGTATTTTAATGTTTGAGGGAAAATCAATGCATTCTATGCAACACCATCAGAAAAAATCTTCTGAAGAAATCATTATTATGAATCATCCTAAACATTCTGAGGATATGCAATGA
- the rfaD gene encoding ADP-glyceromanno-heptose 6-epimerase, whose protein sequence is MSYIENTLKGKTVLITGGAGFIGSNLAFYFQKNHPETKVIVFDKFRDSHTFPSGNPTSLGHFKNLIGFKGEVIIGDINNFGDLETIESLNFDYIFHQAAISDTTVLDQELVMRTNYEAFLNLLDIASDKKAVMIYASSAGTYGNSPAPNGVGNGEEPENIYGFSKLCMDQNVRKILQNNPKAPIIGLRYFNVYGQKEFYKGRTASMILQLGLQALENKKVKIFEFGEQKRDFVYIEDVIQANIKAMEAKKGGIYNVGYGKAKSYNDIIKCLKNELGEFEVQYIKNPYKFFQTHTEADIQETITDLKYEPKFDLESGIKSYIRQIKEIYEGIK, encoded by the coding sequence ATGAGTTACATTGAAAACACTTTAAAAGGAAAGACGGTATTAATAACCGGTGGAGCAGGTTTTATAGGCAGCAATCTTGCCTTTTATTTCCAAAAAAATCACCCTGAAACAAAAGTTATTGTGTTTGATAAATTTCGAGATTCCCATACTTTTCCAAGTGGAAATCCGACCTCATTGGGGCATTTTAAAAATCTTATCGGCTTCAAAGGAGAGGTTATTATAGGTGATATCAACAATTTTGGGGATTTAGAGACAATAGAAAGTCTGAATTTTGATTATATTTTTCATCAAGCTGCCATCTCAGATACCACGGTTTTAGATCAAGAATTAGTAATGAGAACTAATTATGAGGCATTTTTAAATTTGCTTGACATTGCTTCAGATAAAAAAGCTGTTATGATTTATGCCTCATCAGCTGGAACCTACGGCAATTCTCCAGCTCCAAATGGTGTTGGAAATGGTGAAGAACCTGAAAATATTTATGGATTTTCCAAACTCTGTATGGATCAAAATGTTAGAAAAATTCTTCAAAACAATCCAAAAGCTCCTATTATTGGACTAAGGTATTTCAATGTTTATGGGCAAAAAGAATTTTACAAAGGCAGGACAGCTTCAATGATTCTCCAACTTGGATTGCAAGCTCTTGAAAATAAAAAAGTTAAAATTTTTGAATTTGGCGAACAAAAACGTGATTTTGTCTATATTGAAGATGTTATTCAAGCCAATATAAAGGCTATGGAAGCTAAAAAAGGCGGTATCTATAATGTCGGTTATGGAAAAGCAAAGAGTTATAACGATATTATAAAATGTCTTAAAAATGAGCTTGGGGAATTTGAAGTCCAATATATCAAAAATCCTTATAAGTTTTTTCAAACGCACACTGAAGCCGATATACAAGAAACAATAACAGATTTAAAATATGAACCTAAGTTTGATTTAGAATCAGGAATTAAAAGCTATATAAGGCAAATCAAAGAAATTTATGAAGGGATAAAGTAA
- the lpxB gene encoding lipid-A-disaccharide synthase, with amino-acid sequence MQKILISALEPSSNIHLRELKKYLKNVEFIGIFEEDLGNPIYSPKEFAIMGFGDILGKISFFYNANKKMADLAMQADMALLMDASSFNIPLAKNIKRLDSKKPIIYYILPQVWAWKSWRAKKIEYYCDKLGAILPFETSFYKNKVSYVGHPLLDEIHYQKQSIAGEGIVFMPGSRRGEIKRIFPIFAQVAKKLIDKKKILIVPQCFENMNLESIYGEEINLFEISFNAHQSLYEAEFAFICSGTATLEAALIGTPFVLAYRARKLDFAIAKFFVKLSYIGLANIFYNALNGENPGRGKTKLHQEFIQDELSVKNLLEAYDKTDKEKFLIESDKIRRYLKHGSAKNIAEWIKLTLN; translated from the coding sequence ATGCAAAAAATTCTTATCAGCGCTCTTGAGCCTAGTTCAAACATACATTTAAGAGAACTCAAAAAATATTTGAAAAACGTTGAATTCATAGGTATTTTTGAAGAAGACTTGGGAAATCCAATTTATAGTCCGAAAGAATTTGCAATTATGGGTTTTGGAGATATTTTGGGAAAAATAAGTTTTTTTTACAATGCCAATAAAAAAATGGCTGATTTAGCAATGCAGGCAGATATGGCACTTTTGATGGATGCTTCTTCGTTTAATATTCCTTTGGCAAAAAACATCAAGCGTTTGGATTCTAAAAAACCCATTATTTACTATATTTTACCTCAAGTTTGGGCGTGGAAAAGCTGGAGGGCAAAAAAGATTGAATACTATTGCGATAAGCTTGGAGCTATATTGCCTTTTGAGACTTCATTTTATAAGAATAAAGTCTCTTATGTCGGTCATCCTTTGCTAGATGAAATCCATTATCAAAAACAAAGCATCGCGGGGGAGGGGATTGTATTTATGCCTGGAAGCAGAAGAGGGGAAATCAAAAGAATATTCCCGATTTTTGCACAAGTTGCAAAAAAACTTATCGATAAAAAAAAGATTTTAATTGTTCCTCAATGTTTTGAAAATATGAATTTAGAATCAATTTATGGGGAAGAAATCAACCTTTTTGAAATCTCTTTCAATGCACATCAAAGTCTTTATGAAGCAGAATTTGCTTTTATTTGTAGTGGCACTGCAACCCTTGAAGCCGCTCTTATAGGAACTCCTTTTGTGTTGGCTTATAGGGCTAGAAAACTTGATTTTGCCATTGCAAAGTTTTTCGTAAAACTTTCCTATATAGGACTTGCAAATATTTTTTATAATGCTTTAAATGGTGAAAATCCTGGGAGAGGAAAAACAAAACTCCATCAAGAGTTTATCCAAGATGAACTCAGTGTTAAAAATCTTTTGGAGGCATATGATAAAACCGATAAAGAAAAATTTTTGATAGAATCCGATAAGATAAGACGATATTTAAAACACGGCAGTGCTAAAAATATTGCGGAATGGATAAAATTAACGTTAAATTAA
- a CDS encoding PQQ-like beta-propeller repeat protein — protein sequence MKNNKNVYFILAAIIFFVGCSSKKYFEPPRIAGSIKFDHELKNKIDASNRFGAVLNNGTVIDADGITYLKINKKSVFLNETNDYYIIAQDCHNIELINKSTQKSIIIPTATCPLGASIKNDLLGIILADNSANIYDINTKNILFSQKGTSSLAINSLVAAPVFLDTLVVFPTLDGRLLVVDVKNFVPVRNIIINSEKFFNNVTYLVADGENMFAATGKRLVSIISGQEFSYDGDIIDILYNGQYVYILTLEGQIIQMDKTLREVNKIKLPFASLNAIVIVGNKLYTIEKRGYLIEVDTVNFNYKVFEVKSSLGRMKLNKMNFYDKHRIYYDKYYLDFDKEH from the coding sequence GTGAAAAACAATAAAAACGTTTATTTTATACTTGCAGCAATAATCTTTTTTGTCGGATGCAGTTCAAAAAAATATTTTGAACCTCCAAGAATTGCTGGTTCAATTAAATTTGACCATGAACTTAAAAATAAAATAGATGCTTCAAACCGGTTTGGAGCTGTCTTAAACAACGGAACCGTGATTGATGCAGATGGAATTACTTATTTAAAAATCAACAAAAAATCTGTATTCCTCAATGAAACTAACGATTACTATATCATTGCCCAAGATTGTCACAATATAGAGTTGATCAATAAAAGTACTCAAAAGTCAATAATCATTCCAACAGCGACTTGTCCTCTTGGGGCTTCTATAAAAAATGATTTGCTAGGAATCATTCTTGCTGATAATTCGGCAAATATCTATGACATTAACACAAAAAATATTCTTTTTTCTCAAAAAGGTACGTCTAGTCTTGCGATTAATTCTTTAGTAGCTGCCCCGGTTTTTTTAGATACATTAGTTGTATTTCCAACTCTTGATGGAAGACTTTTGGTCGTAGATGTCAAGAATTTTGTCCCAGTTAGAAATATTATTATTAATAGTGAAAAATTTTTTAATAATGTAACTTATTTGGTTGCAGATGGTGAAAATATGTTTGCTGCAACAGGAAAAAGACTAGTCTCAATCATCTCCGGACAAGAATTTAGCTATGATGGAGATATTATAGATATTTTGTATAACGGTCAATATGTTTATATTTTAACGCTTGAGGGACAAATTATTCAAATGGATAAAACGCTTCGGGAGGTCAATAAAATAAAATTGCCCTTCGCATCTTTAAATGCCATTGTTATTGTCGGGAATAAACTTTATACTATTGAAAAACGTGGCTATTTGATTGAGGTTGATACAGTGAATTTTAACTATAAAGTGTTTGAAGTTAAAAGTTCTCTAGGGAGAATGAAACTCAATAAAATGAATTTTTATGATAAACACAGAATTTATTATGACAAATATTATCTTGACTTTGACAAAGAGCACTGA
- a CDS encoding HAD family hydrolase, giving the protein MKAVFFDRDGIVNEDFAYVYEPEEFIFMEGIFDLLKFCKEKGFLLLLTTNQSGIGRGYYTLEDFKEVTRYMQDELKKRLGFGFDSIYFCPHDPKEDCLCRKPKPGMIEKAKKDYDLELDKCFIIGDKITDMQAGEAGGVKNKILLKKGNEKASGIENVHIVFSLKQALDVMNNLLGEENELH; this is encoded by the coding sequence ATGAAAGCTGTATTTTTTGATAGAGATGGGATTGTAAATGAGGATTTTGCCTATGTTTATGAACCTGAAGAATTTATTTTTATGGAAGGTATTTTTGATTTACTTAAATTTTGCAAAGAAAAAGGGTTTTTGTTACTTTTGACTACGAATCAGTCGGGTATAGGCAGGGGATATTACACTCTTGAAGACTTTAAAGAAGTGACACGCTATATGCAAGATGAATTAAAAAAAAGATTGGGTTTTGGATTTGATAGCATTTATTTTTGTCCTCATGATCCCAAAGAAGATTGTTTGTGTCGCAAACCCAAACCCGGAATGATAGAAAAAGCAAAAAAAGATTATGATCTTGAACTTGATAAATGTTTTATTATTGGGGATAAGATAACAGATATGCAAGCAGGTGAAGCCGGAGGGGTTAAAAATAAAATCCTCTTAAAAAAAGGCAATGAAAAAGCTTCTGGAATAGAAAATGTTCATATCGTATTTTCTCTCAAGCAGGCTTTAGATGTTATGAATAATTTATTGGGAGAAGAAAATGAGTTACATTGA
- the greA gene encoding transcription elongation factor GreA encodes MNKEPMSQYGYEKICTELKNLKEVERPNIVKEIDIARQHGDLKENAEYHAAKEKQLFIEARINDLTQILNNAQVIDPATLAHHKVSFGSTVKILNLDNNKEFSYTIVGSVESDPTRGLISFGSPIAKSLIGKEKGDEVSIKFPSGESDFEILEISYQKIEFEK; translated from the coding sequence ATGAATAAAGAGCCTATGAGCCAATACGGGTATGAGAAAATTTGCACCGAACTTAAAAATCTTAAAGAAGTTGAACGTCCCAATATTGTCAAAGAAATTGACATCGCTAGACAGCACGGAGATTTGAAAGAGAATGCTGAATACCACGCTGCAAAAGAAAAACAGCTTTTTATAGAAGCTAGAATCAATGATTTAACTCAAATATTAAATAATGCCCAAGTTATAGATCCTGCCACTCTTGCTCATCACAAAGTAAGCTTTGGGAGTACTGTGAAAATTTTAAATCTTGATAATAATAAAGAATTTTCTTATACAATTGTTGGGAGTGTGGAGAGTGATCCTACTAGAGGGTTAATATCGTTTGGTTCTCCCATTGCCAAGAGCCTAATAGGAAAAGAAAAAGGCGATGAAGTCAGTATCAAATTCCCTTCAGGGGAAAGTGATTTTGAAATATTGGAAATATCTTATCAAAAAATCGAGTTTGAAAAATGA
- the hisG gene encoding ATP phosphoribosyltransferase: protein MITVALPKGRIADETLELFNKVFKQDFVFKDRKLVLEHMGFKFLLVRNQDVPTYVHYQAADIGVVGLDVLEEHESDLIRLLDLGIGKCKVVLGSAIGKDIDYRKPRVKIATKMPHITMKYFSKKAIAIDVIKLYGSIELAPLVDLSDGIVDIVETGATMKQNNLKIDEIIMDSSAYLIANKNSFYNKKQAILDLQSEFQSLVG, encoded by the coding sequence ATGATCACAGTCGCTCTGCCCAAAGGAAGAATCGCAGATGAAACGTTGGAATTATTCAATAAAGTATTTAAACAAGATTTTGTTTTTAAAGATAGAAAATTAGTTCTTGAACATATGGGGTTTAAATTTTTACTTGTGCGTAATCAAGATGTACCTACTTATGTCCATTATCAGGCTGCTGATATTGGAGTAGTGGGTCTTGATGTTTTGGAAGAACATGAATCAGATTTGATCCGATTGCTTGATCTTGGCATAGGAAAATGCAAGGTTGTCTTGGGTTCTGCAATTGGCAAAGATATAGATTATCGCAAGCCTCGTGTAAAAATCGCTACAAAAATGCCTCATATTACAATGAAATATTTTTCAAAAAAAGCAATTGCCATAGATGTGATAAAATTATATGGTTCTATTGAATTAGCGCCATTAGTTGATTTATCTGATGGAATCGTCGATATTGTAGAAACAGGAGCTACAATGAAGCAAAATAATCTTAAGATAGATGAAATCATTATGGATTCAAGTGCTTATCTAATCGCCAATAAAAATAGTTTTTATAATAAAAAACAAGCTATTCTTGATTTGCAGTCTGAATTTCAATCTCTTGTAGGATAA
- the gmhA gene encoding D-sedoheptulose 7-phosphate isomerase: MRQFIENEFLAHLETIKKSLEILGSDIQKTAEILNASLSEGGKILICGNGGSAADAQHFAAELSGRYKRERKALAGVAITTDTSALTAIGNDYGFDYVFSRQVEALANPKDIVFGISTSGNSKNILNAFEIGRKIGCKNIGLSGRGGGRMSEICDLNLVVPSSDTPRIQETHILIIHTLCDMIESAFA, translated from the coding sequence ATGAGACAATTTATAGAAAACGAATTTTTAGCCCATTTGGAAACAATTAAAAAGAGTTTAGAAATTTTAGGAAGCGATATTCAAAAAACAGCCGAAATTTTAAATGCATCCCTTTCTGAAGGAGGAAAAATTCTAATTTGTGGGAATGGGGGAAGTGCAGCTGATGCTCAACATTTTGCCGCTGAACTTAGTGGCAGATACAAAAGAGAACGCAAGGCACTCGCTGGAGTTGCTATCACCACAGATACATCTGCACTTACTGCTATTGGAAATGATTATGGATTTGATTATGTATTTTCAAGACAAGTAGAAGCTTTGGCGAATCCAAAAGATATTGTTTTTGGAATTTCTACAAGTGGAAACTCAAAAAATATTTTGAATGCATTTGAAATAGGAAGAAAAATAGGGTGTAAAAATATTGGATTAAGCGGGAGAGGCGGAGGAAGAATGTCTGAAATCTGTGATTTAAATCTTGTTGTTCCAAGTTCAGACACACCGCGTATTCAAGAAACACATATCTTGATTATTCATACGTTGTGCGATATGATTGAGAGTGCATTCGCTTAA
- the hypA gene encoding hydrogenase/urease nickel incorporation protein HypA — MHEYSVVSSLIELCEEHARKNNAFKIEKIVVGIGERSGMDKSLFLSAFETFREESSVCKDAVLDIIEEKVELECKDCNFRFTPQNIDYGICPHCKGKNLDIIKGREMNLLSLEMIGETD, encoded by the coding sequence ATGCACGAATACTCCGTAGTTTCCTCTCTTATCGAACTTTGCGAAGAACACGCCCGTAAAAATAATGCTTTTAAAATTGAAAAAATAGTCGTTGGCATTGGTGAAAGGAGTGGTATGGATAAAAGCTTGTTTTTAAGTGCTTTTGAAACCTTCAGGGAAGAATCATCTGTTTGTAAGGATGCAGTTTTAGATATCATAGAAGAAAAAGTTGAACTTGAATGTAAAGATTGTAATTTTCGCTTTACTCCACAAAATATTGATTATGGTATATGTCCGCATTGTAAAGGGAAGAATCTAGATATTATTAAAGGGCGGGAAATGAATCTTTTGTCTTTAGAAATGATTGGAGAAACCGATTAA